Within the Nicotiana tabacum cultivar K326 chromosome 11, ASM71507v2, whole genome shotgun sequence genome, the region TCGGTGTCGTGGGAGATAGCAGATATCCCGTGTTCAGTTTGGAAAATGGAAGTGTCAAGAAACTTTGTGACATTGGATAGCATAGAACTAAACTTCCTCCATTTTGGGTTTTTTCTTGATTGGTGAAATTAAAAATCATTGTTTTAGCTTCTTCCTTGAAGCATTTTTGAATTAATGTAAAGTATTAAGCATAACATATAATGGAGATGTTAtaagtaggggtgtacataggtcagGTTGGTTCGAAATTTAcgattaccaaaccaaaccaattgtgtcgggttattaaatctaaagaccaaaccaaaccaataaaacttggatttttcaatctcgatttttcttgGGTTTTCCGGGTTTTTttcggtaaaatcttcgtagaacaaaacatataacttgcgctcaaaatatttctttaatcctagtaagatacaactatataaagtattttccaagaaaataatacaaaatatgagatgtgtcatgacattatcctaaaatattcaacagtaaagacaataaaattatgtaatataaatattgctaattaaaaaatcataataaaaataaacataatctaaaagtactaagtcatgctaaagtAAGTGGACTAATAAGGGcatattaattacatgactaaacgctaaagaaaatataaaaataggttatgcatttttatctaaattattgcaaaacaaaaaatagatattcgaTACATTCCCTTTCGTAGTATTGactattgaattgaatgtcttttgttagcattagtattgatttgattttggtttggacttttgttagcattatttaatttactaatattaatggttATAAAAACTTATTGGAACAGTCAAAAATTCTAAGTCCAACCTtaaaataatatcttaaaagataaaattatgaaattttttaagaaatatttataaattacatcacaataaatatatttatatattaagtatatacataaaatttctatatatataatgtcgggttggtttagtttcggtttgactttctttagttaaaaccaaaccaaaccaaaccaaaccaattattgtcggtttttttttccaacaccaaaccaaatcaaaccaaaccatagtcgggttttttttctcggtttgactcggattatcggattGGTGCGGTTTTTCGGTTTCCTTTGTATACCCCTAGTTATAAGAAACACTATCTGCTTTTGTGTGTTGCTCATAAGAAACAAAGCCATGATTTGAAATTTATGAGTTCGGGATTATAGTTCTTTGAGTatcataaaaaaatcaaaatttgacTTTAATAATACTACATTTCAGGTTATACTGACTCACATTAAGATTTTGCGTTAATAATGACTATTTTTAACTAAGCAAAGCAAATTAAATTGCTTCTCACATAAACATTGGAAAGGATAAAGCTTAATTCTTTTTCTACTATATCtggaaaaggaaaatatttgggaACTGAAACTAATTcaaatctttatttatttttataaataggaCATATTAAATCTAAATATATTAAGTACTTTACTACTAGTTACTTGAAATTAAAGGTAACATATAGTAAATATATCAACTTGTTTTCGTATTGTATTGTGTTAACTTATTTTCATATTGCAATATATTGTATTAAATACTCTACTACTATAGTATATGAATACGATATAAAAACTTGAAATTAAGTACTTTACTGCTAGTTATTATACAATACAATATGATATATTAAATGAAAATTCCATGATATATTAACTTGTATTCGATGTCTGTCTCTTCAACTGTTAAATTACCAAGACGAACTGAGGCTTCGTATCTTTCTTTCCTCAGATCATGTTTTCGTATCAAGTAATTAGCTAGTCCGAACACTATCgttataagaaaagaaaaaaaggggaattCTCTGACCAACTTCAAACTTCAGGGGCTCTCGTCGTCAAGGCCAAAACTCAAGGGGTGTAtttataattaaacaaaacaaataattaTCTTTTTCAGGGTTCGAACTCAAGAGTCAGTTCGAACTGAAGAGTCAAGGAAGAAGTCCATCCACTGCAACACAAGTAAAAgcggaaaaaaaagagaaaaaaaaaagaaaaagtaaaggaaaacaaagagagggaagaaggaagaaagTAGACCATGGGTGATCTACTCTCATGGCTATTTTCCTTCTTCCTTCTCGTTGGTGTTCTTGCTACTATCCTTTACCAGGtaattatctttttcttttttcttttttgaatttcttAATAAATTTATAAATCTAAATGTATATCTGAACTGGGCTTTTTTTGTTGCTTAtttggtaatttgggggttaCCCATATAGATTCTTTGTAGTAGTTATGTTACCTCATTGTATTTTTGGCTATTCTTGGCTGTGATTGAAATTGGGAAAGTGAAAATCAAAGCTTTAACAAAAGGGGAAATTTTGAAGGGAAGCAATTTTTCTTgatttacagcttgtttggatggttgttagcCATTGTTTTATaatgtacaaaagaaaagaaactagaGCAACAAAAGTATGTGCCAGCATGAAATTTGAGTTTCTAGTGCTTCTTAGGAAAAAAAAACTACTTTTTCTGCCTTTAAGCTTTTGTAAGTGTCACCTCTAGGGatttggtctagtggtaagagcTCAGTTGTGATGTGTGGGTTGGCGCATGTCGCAGGTTTGAGACCCCCAACAGACAAAAgcttggtatttaagtggagaagggtagatgGGCGGGCCTATTATTCACTGAGTTCTGAAACGTGAGGCATCGACCTCTGGGATTTCTTGGTTATAAAAAAAAGAATCTTTTGTAAGTGTCAACCTACTAATTCTCAAGGAGTTCAATCTTTTTTGAAGTAAAAATAGATTCCTTTTAATGTCTGCTGGTAAATGAGAGGTAACATCCCACACGCTCGAAAAAAAAAGCTTCTTTTTTGCAGTTCCTTTTGTTGTTATTCCCAAACAGAGTCTAAATAATAGGTGAAGTACTTCTGAATATTTGTAACTCAGTGTTAGAGGTAGGGGTGGGAATTTGGAGAATCTCTAGTGTAGAAAACCCTTAATTTGCTTTAAAAGACAATATTTAGTCATGAAATGGAACTCATAGCCTACTTTATTTAACTAGTTTGAAAATTGCAGATTGTTGATTGACTTTCAAATCATCCAAGAAATTAAAGCTTGTTTCAGCTGATTGACTAGACATAGGTTTGAGAATGCCTTTGCTGTAATAAGTCATTACCAAGATATCTCGTCAAGGGTTCGGACCCTTATTTAAGTGGGGTAGAGGGGCGAGTCCATTATACACTAAATTTGGAACCGTGCACAGTAGACTCTCAGGCATTTCTTGAGTATCAAAAAGTCATAATCAAGATATCTTGGAGGGTTTCAAATAGTGATCATACAGTTAGACCCAAGGGCATTATTTGTAAATGATGTTTGGTAATGTAGGAACACAAATTGTTGTGATATACTAATGAGGTTTGGTTATTGTATGTTGTTTAGATCTATTTAACCCTTAAAGATGAGAGACTATGATGAATCATTCCAGAATAAATGGGCAATAGTTAGGAGAGGTGTATCAGCAGCGAGCAAAAGAAAGATTATTAGATACCTTAGGGAAGCCTGGCCAGTACCACACGTGCAAGTTTCCTTGCATGTGGCTGCATGTGGCTCGTCTGGGATAACACTTCAGCTAAGTCTAACGAGGTTCAAGTGCAGACCCTTTCGCCGTGGACCGATACTACAGAAGGGTAAAACAGCAAGGAAACTTCACCGAGGAATGAATCTTcttgtttgtttttcttcaaatcccTTCTCGCTCGCCTCTGGGTCTCGGTTGATTTCCGTCCCTTTCGAGCTTGGTCAAACCTGTAGTTGAATATTATTGACTTAAGTTTTCGGCGGAGCCAAGCCACAAGCCAAAAGTGACTTGATCCCACTCAAAAGATTTTAGTTGTATTATGTTGTATGACCACCAGTTTGGCAGGCTTATCGTGCTTCTTAATGTTTGCTTCCCTGTGTCAAGGAAGAGAAACTTAAATGTACAAAATATACTTACTTTAAAACGAAAAACTTAAAGAACACAAAATCTACTTTTACAATTAACTCTCTAGTGATACAGGTTATCTAAAATGGGCTTGATGTCGAATGATTATAATTATTAGCTATGATGATAGGGTCCAATGTTGTTGAATGGAGTGAATGAACTTTCTCAAATTGGAAATCTGCAAAAGGTGTATAttgttttaatatttaaaaaagaagACATTAGGACACGAGCCATTCTCACATATTTATATTTTGTTCATATTAGCAATTGTCTACTTGAGTTTCGCATAGCATAGACAGTCCAATAAAAAAAAGGAGGGTTTTAGTAGGTTGAAAATAAACGTAGAAATAATTTAGATTTTTAGATGAATTGTCTGAATAGAGATGGACCCAGACGATTCATAGGATTGAGAGAATAATTAGCAATATTTCACGTATCACTGTTCCTTAACTTGTAGCTTCCAAGACATACTTATTTTTGAGCTcaccttctctctcttttcttacTGGTCTTTTCTTCCTTATATTTGGGCTTGGAGAATATTACAATTGCAGTTATTTATTGCAGCTCATGTGCTTGGCAGACCTTGAATACGATTATGTTAACCCTTATGATTCGGCATCTCGGATTAACAGAGCAGTGGTACCAGAGTTTGTTCTTCACGGAGCGCTGTGCTTCCTACATCTTGTGACGGGGCATTGGTTGATGTTTCTGATATGTCTACCATACTTATATTATAACATCAAAGTGTAAGCATCTATAAATGAAACATGTAGAGAAATCATCGTATGTGACAGTTGTTAATCCCTTTAACTATTTCTTAGCTCTGACATCTCAACTGATGTTAACCTTTGATCAGCTATGCAGATCGATCCCACTTGGTAGATGTAACTGAGATTTTCAATCAGCTTCCATGGGAAAAGAAGATACGGCTATATAAGCTTGGATACCTTGTGATACTTCTTGCCTTTTCGATATTCTGGTATGGAATCAGCGACAAGCTGCTAGTCCTCATCTCTGAAACAACTTGTAAACAAAGTTATGTCGTTAGTTTTGGCTCATGTGCAATCTTGTTTGTGATTTTAGGATGGTTTGGAGCATTGTGGACGAATGAGGTATGACGAATTTGCTGCTTTCGCTGAGGGTACGTACCCCCCCCCCACATATGACTTTGGAATTATATAGAAAAACTAGGAAAGTCCTTAAGTTGGTGACTTTTCAACCTTTCCAAAGTGCGTTTCTTTTCATATAATTAGGATCAGTTATCTGACGTGAAGTTATCTTTTGTTTTCGTTACATGTTTACAATATAAAACACTTCATCCCGTTCAAATGGAGAAGTATGGTTTTCTACTTTGCGGCCAGGTCAATTGCTTTTTGCTAAAATGAAATGGCATTCCACATTATATAACTCAAAAGCTTTAAATACCTACTTCTACATTGTTTACTTATGGTTACACTTGCATATACTGAAATCTTTGCACGGTTTCCACCTTGCTTCCAACTATTTTTTTCTGGGTGTACTATTTTCCTTCTAAATTATGTCAAATACCCTTTTTTGATTGCAAATTTATCTAAATACATACGTGACATATACTATTTATTATACATAAAGTAGTGCACGTTTAGACCTAAATACTGAACTATAGGTTGAGAAGTTTGGAATTacgtcattttattttaaaagttataTGTGAGTACCTAAAATTCACTTCCTGTGCATGTTtagttttcttttcattttttctccCTTGTATAGAGATTCTAAAGAGCACAACGGACAAAAAAATCCCATTATAAATAGTTAAAGGAAGCACAGCGTTAGAGAAATTTGAAGGGTAAATGAATATAAAAATGGACAAGAAGAAGAAACCTATATGTGATAAACTTATAGtataaatattttagaaaatgCATGATGAATGATACAACTATTATAAAGCAAATCCAACCATCATTTGGTGCATAATTGATTACTATTTTTTTCTGAGTAGAAAGTCATTCACggctttattttattacttttacaaagtataaaagacgaggaaataagaaaaaatgaACAAACACTGAAATCACATGACGACACAGTAATGTAATAGTAATATGTGGACACTAATTCGCCTAGCACAAAGGGGGTAAAGGCGCTCCCAATCAAAGATGTTGTATGAACAAGTACAACAAGTCCAACTATCACTGCAATCACTGGCTGACGTACAAAGTCTAAGACAAGTATTAAGCTGTGGGAGCACTCTTCTCTTAAGTCCTGAGAGCACATGATCTACATCCGGTGTAGCTATAACTTTTCCGTCAAGAACCAGGGCACATTGGCTGAAAtatttcatcataattatcagaTTAAATAATCATCATCAGCATAATACAGTGAAACACACATGCATACACATTACTGAACTCAATTCGTATGAAATATGTGCAAGGTCACATATCTATATACATATTAACAAACAACATAATGTAGAAGAACAATGTAGAGATAAATAGAGATGGATGCTAACCAATGGTTGTCTTGATAAAAATAGAGACAATGAAACTAAGCTTAAGCAACGCCATCTAAGAATAGCGTCTCAGgctttatgtttttttttgtgtGAGTGTCTCATTGCTCGATCCAAATGTCGTAATTTATAGACCTCTTGATACATATTTGCTCCTTCATTTCCGAATAACAAAATtgcattaaatatttaaaataagacATTGGACCAAGACGTTCTCTATAGTGGTATGtgcttctttgtttttctttttagaatAAGGTTGACTTGATTTTGGATCCATTTTTCCCATATGACGCATGTTCCGATTAAAGATGAACACAATCCAAAGCATTTATACCAAGCACATGGCTATTAAAATTTTCTACTTAACTATGCATTGTCTACTTGATTAAAGGAAATTatactcatttttttttttgtgattgtaAAAATTCAGATTAAATTGTTTATAATTTCTTGTTATATTCATTTTGGTAATTGCGTTCTACACATAATTCAAGTAATGAACTAATCACTTGTTAATTGCTTAGTTTGCAAGACTGGATAACAAGTATACACAGTTTGATTAGTAGTGCATGTGACACATTAATTTTGCAAGCTTGGATGACACGGTTATACAATTTGATGATGAGTGATCTCCTTCCCACTTACGAtttgaatagaagaaaatgacTTTAGAAAGATCTCCTTTGTATTTTTACAGATCTCATGTATTATGTTTCTCTTATGAAAAATGtcatataattaaaataacatatGTGATGCACAACAAAACCAAATCTCCCCGATTTCATTAGTAGTGCATGTGACACATTAATTGCTTATTTTGCAAGCTTGCATTTCAAGGTTGCACAATTTGATTAATTAGTATTGCATGTGACAAATACGACGCTATCCCAAAATATTGTTGCCATTCCATTCATTGAGGTTACTTTGTATCTAAATGCATAAAATaattggaaaaacaacagggCATTAGCTCAAATCACTgccttttctttttgtgtttgCTGTTGAGATAACAGAAACTATTGTGCAGTTTATACCATTTGTTCTTTTCAGTTTTGGTTGTAAATTTATGTGCCGTTGGAACATTACATGCTACATCAAAAGTTATAAGAAGGAAAGTGAGAAGGAGTTGGAACAATTCGACCATACTTCTAAACCAATTTTCATCTATTAAAGAGATGAATTACTATTACTAGTAGGATATCAACATCGTCATTTGTATCTCTTCAGGAGTTTTTGCTTCTGATATATCGCCGTTTGGCTTTTTGTATGTGTGTGGGTTTCAGTTGGGGCACTCTGTTGAATAACCAAGTATGTTGCATTTGCTACAGTCCGAAGATTTCCAACAGCCAAAAGGACTGGTAATCGTTATGTATTAACGATAACATTAACACCCAACAATCATGTTTGATGTAAACCTAAGTTTTCCCGACTTTTGAGCCTTATCTTCCAATCCATTTGAGGTATTATGTTTCAAGCAACTTGAACTTGTCGGTATAGTTGTATTACTTCTTTTTAGCTCTTCCGAGCTAAAGTTAAGAGCCACATTTCTATTTTGAGCCGTCTTCTAAACCCTTTGTTTCTTAAACTTGTCGGTATAGTTATATTATTACTTACTTTTAGCTCTTTGGAGCTAATGTTAAAAGCTACATTTCTCTGTTGAACCATCTTGTGAACcatttgtttattttttcatcTCTTTTCTCAGGTTTGATCGAATGAAGAGATTGGAATTCGTCGGGCAGTACCACAGTGGAGCTGGCCTTCTGGCTTCTATCGCCGTTACTCAGTTAATGATGTCATTAGCTAACGGTATTAGGGAATTAGTCTAATTTGAAGGAAGAGTGGGCAGTCCTCAACATAGGGAAAGCATACAATTTTTCTGATGTTCTTGAAATCTGATTTTCTAGGAAATAGGCATTGAGCTAAAGTGATGTAAATTGTGAAACTCTTTAGAAATCTTTTGTTGTATGTGTCTTTGCAAATGATTTACAGAATGCAATTTGAATCATTTAGTTTTAAATATTTCCATGTTCTGTAATTTCCAGTCGAAAGCAGTGTTTTGTAGAAACAGATTTTCAATGGTTTTCTTTGACAAAAGTATATTGATAATTGCTCTTAATATTTCCACGTGGAGGGGAgctttggcgtaactggtaaagttgctgccatgtgaccagaacgtcacaggttcgagccgtggaaacaggctcttgcagaaatgcaggataagACTCCGTACAATAGACCGTTGTGGTCTGACCTTTCTTTGGATTACGCGCAGAACGGAAGCTTAGTGCACTAGGTTGCTCTTAATATATCCATGTTCTATAATATTGCCAAACTAGAGCTGTCACCttataaaaggaaaaatagacGAAAATGACATGCTTAGCTTTTGATGCAAACTAGAAaatccaattattattattattattattattattaaaagacAAGTAAATAAGAAAAGACCGACAAAACATTGAAATTACAGGAAGACACACTAATGCAGCAATTGTAATTTGTTGGTGTCACTAGACACTAAAAATTCCATGCACACACCAATTCATCCTGATACAAGGGTGTGTGCGCACAAGTACAACAAACCCAACAATCACTGCAATCACTGTCGGAAGCACAGGATCTAAGACAAGTATTAAGCTGTGGGAGCACTCTCCTATTGAGTCCTGAGAGCATATGATCAGCATCTGATGTAGCTATAACTTGCTTCTTCGAGAACCAAGACGCATTAACTGAAATATTACACAATCGTAAATAATCAACTAATTATcgacataataataaaaattcacatttGAACCTCGAATAATAAAACACACATGCATATACATTATTCAATTTGTATGAAATGTAACACAATATTGTAAGAGAATAATGTAGAGATACGTAGAGATGAATACTAACTAGTGGCTGCCATGATAAGAATAGTGAATATGAAACTAAGTTTAATCATCGTCATGCTAGGAATAACACTTCAAGCTATAAGAATTTTTTGTGTGTAAGTATCTCATTACTAGATTGGAAGGTCGTAATTTATAGTCCTCTTGATAAGTAACTACTTCAGGCATGTaatatacttgtttatttttcccttttatttcttttattatttcttcaCTTGTTTCTATGTTCAGGTCTTGTCATGACGACCTCTCTTTCTTATTACGGAAAAGGCCTAAAAATGCCACTCAATTTTCAGAAATGGTCTATTCATGCCATCCGTTAAAAAAATGCTCATTTCATGCCACTGCCGTTAAAAAAAATGGCCTATCCATGTCATTATTGACTAACAGCAGTGGCATGGATGGGCCAAATAAAAATTGAGTCGTTAGTCAATAATGGCATGGATGAG harbors:
- the LOC107797660 gene encoding protein cornichon homolog 4-like, with translation MGDLLSWLFSFFLLVGVLATILYQLMCLADLEYDYVNPYDSASRINRAVVPEFVLHGALCFLHLVTGHWLMFLICLPYLYYNIKVYADRSHLVDVTEIFNQLPWEKKIRLYKLGYLVILLAFSIFWMVWSIVDE